The Hypanus sabinus isolate sHypSab1 chromosome 5, sHypSab1.hap1, whole genome shotgun sequence genome has a segment encoding these proteins:
- the LOC132393721 gene encoding zinc finger protein 214-like gives MAHQRVHTGEQLFTCSDCGQGFTKSCNLKVHQRVHTGERPFICSDCGKGFTRSSKLKVHQRVHTEERPFICSDCGKGFTCSDKLKIHQRVHTGERPFTCSDCGKGFTQSSTLMAHQRVHTGERPFTCSDCGKGFTCSSQLKVHQRVHTGERPFTCSDCGKGFTLSSHLLRHQSVHTGEWPFTCSDCGKGFSCLSQLKVHQSVHSGEMPFTCSDCGKGFTRLSKLKVHQRVHTG, from the coding sequence atggctcaccagcgagttcacactggagagcagctgttcacctgctcggactgtgggcagggattcactaaatcatgtaacctgaaagtacatcagcgagttcacactggggagcggccattcatctgctcagactgtgggaagggattcactcggtcatctaaactgaaggtacatcagagagtccACACTgaagagaggccattcatctgctcggactgtgggaagggattcacttgctcagataaactgaagatacatcagagagttcacactggggagaggccattcacctgctcagactgtgggaagggattcacgcagtcatccaccctaatggctcaccagcgagttcacactggggagagaccattcacctgctcagactgtgggaagggattcacttgttcatcccaactaaaggtacatcagcgagttcacactggggagaggccgttcacctgctcagactgtgggaagggattcactttgtcatctcacctactgagacaccagtcagttcacaccggggagtggccatttacctgctcagactgtgggaagggattcagttgcttatcccaactgaaggtacaccagtcagttcactccGGTGAaatgccgttcacctgctcagactgtggaaagggattcactcgattatctaaactgaaggtacatcagagagtccacactgggtag